The following coding sequences are from one Ficedula albicollis isolate OC2 chromosome 14, FicAlb1.5, whole genome shotgun sequence window:
- the LOC107603970 gene encoding nuclear pore complex protein Nup98-Nup96-like: protein MQGFGSVPPKGRMQGVQEFGSVPPKGRMQGVQEFGSVPPKGRMQGVQEFGSVPPKGRMQGVQEFGSVPPKGRMQGVQEFGSVPPKGRMQGVQEFGSVPPKGRMQGVQEFGSVPPKGRMQGVQEFGSVPPKGRMQGVQEFGSVPPKGRMQGVQEFGSVPPKGRMQGFGSVPPKGWMQGVQEFGSHPRTHPQQGRAVITI from the exons atgcagggg TTTGGATCTGTGCCCCCcaagggaaggatgcaggggGTGCAGGAGTTTGGATCTGTGCCCCCcaagggaaggatgcaggggGTGCAGGAGTTTGGATCTGTGCCCCCcaagggaaggatgcaggggGTGCAGGAGTTTGGATCTGTGCCCCCcaagggaaggatgcaggggGTGCAGGAGTTTGGATCTGTGCCCCCcaagggaaggatgcaggggGTGCAGGAGTTTGGATCTGTGCCCCCcaagggaaggatgcaggggGTGCAGGAGTTTGGATCTGTGCCCCCcaagggaaggatgcaggggGTGCAGGAGTTTGGATCTGTGCCCCCcaagggaaggatgcaggggGTGCAGGAGTTTGGATCTGTGCCCCCcaagggaaggatgcaggggGTGCAGGAGTTTGGATCTGTGCCCCCcaagggaaggatgcaggggGTGCAGGAGTTTGGATCTGTGCCCCCcaagggaaggatgcaggggTTTGGATCTGTGCCCCCCaagggatggatgcaggggGTGCAGGAGTTTGGATCCCACCCCAGGAcccatccccagcagggcagggcggTGATTACCATATGA